In one window of Zhongshania aliphaticivorans DNA:
- the hemH gene encoding ferrochelatase — protein sequence MKTTGIIFINLGTPQAPNSGAVRKFLREFLSDRRVVEVPRVIWMLILYLIILPFRSPRVARNYKQIWMNDTSPLRYFSQRLVDGVSLKFSDSYPDAKIHTRLAMTYGDVSISSAINELLESGCERLFFIPLYPQYSATTTAAAHDQICHYFSQCRDIPEWAWLKSYYDHPSYIAALSKTVRQHWSDNGRAELLLMSFHGIPKRNVDLGDPYQLHCQKTAEALALDLGLNEKQWMLTYQSRLGKAEWLQPYTDKSVINLATNGTKTLDVICPAFAVECLETLEEIDGEANEFFIENGGNAFRYIPCLNDSEEHQNLLFSLCKPFLEEKNVNFR from the coding sequence ATGAAAACAACTGGCATCATTTTTATAAATTTAGGCACACCGCAAGCACCAAATTCTGGGGCGGTGAGAAAATTTTTACGTGAGTTTTTGTCTGATCGCCGAGTCGTGGAGGTTCCGCGCGTTATTTGGATGTTGATACTTTATTTGATCATTTTACCGTTTCGATCACCTCGAGTAGCGCGAAATTATAAACAGATTTGGATGAACGACACTTCACCTTTGCGCTATTTTTCACAACGCCTAGTTGACGGAGTCTCACTTAAGTTTAGTGATTCTTACCCTGATGCAAAAATTCATACGCGTTTGGCAATGACTTACGGCGATGTCAGTATTTCATCTGCTATTAATGAGCTTTTGGAAAGCGGGTGTGAACGTCTGTTTTTTATACCGCTATACCCACAATATTCGGCCACGACAACGGCGGCAGCGCATGATCAAATTTGTCATTATTTCTCCCAATGTCGAGATATACCTGAGTGGGCTTGGTTAAAAAGTTACTATGATCACCCCAGTTATATTGCTGCGTTGTCAAAAACCGTGAGGCAGCACTGGTCAGACAATGGGCGTGCTGAATTACTGTTAATGTCTTTTCACGGAATACCAAAACGGAATGTTGATTTGGGCGATCCATATCAACTTCATTGTCAAAAAACGGCAGAAGCTTTGGCTTTAGATTTAGGTTTGAATGAAAAGCAATGGATGCTGACGTATCAGTCACGTCTGGGTAAAGCGGAATGGTTACAACCTTACACGGATAAATCAGTCATCAATCTTGCTACTAACGGCACTAAAACATTAGATGTTATTTGCCCCGCATTTGCTGTTGAGTGTTTAGAAACGCTTGAAGAAATAGACGGTGAGGCCAACGAATTTTTTATAGAAAATGGTGGTAATGCCTTCCGTTACATTCCTTGTTTAAACGACAGTGAAGAACATCAAAATCTGTTGTTTTCACTTTGTAAGCCATTTTTAGAAGAAAAAAACGTAAATTTTCGATAA
- a CDS encoding histone H1-like repetitive region-containing protein yields MPASKTSVKKAPTKRKPRAKNVILTNPIVTKAEAGLQKVEAMVANERKALAAAKAKVDAARAKAKKTARAADKNAVKRAAAAAEKLNAKLKVSRAKVADTKAAVANAKALARIKASETAVKQKIEERSAALASKAEADVEKAVKLFEQRFKKKRLAANKLKLAAIEKKLLAKHKQAVKQLGAKISDPKLAAAAKVSAAAPATKKAVAKKAVAKKVVAKKTAVKKAPAKKAAAKKVVAEKAVAKKVVAKKAVAKKAPAKKAAAKKAVAKKTVAKKAVAKKAPAKKVAATPEVAASPAEAPKSES; encoded by the coding sequence ATGCCAGCTAGCAAGACCAGTGTAAAAAAAGCGCCTACAAAACGTAAGCCTCGTGCCAAAAATGTGATTTTAACAAACCCAATTGTGACTAAAGCGGAAGCGGGTTTGCAAAAAGTTGAGGCCATGGTGGCGAACGAGCGTAAAGCGCTTGCAGCTGCAAAAGCAAAAGTGGATGCAGCTCGTGCAAAAGCCAAAAAAACTGCACGTGCCGCTGATAAAAATGCGGTAAAACGTGCCGCTGCTGCTGCAGAAAAATTGAACGCTAAGCTTAAAGTAAGTCGCGCCAAGGTAGCTGATACCAAAGCTGCTGTCGCCAATGCAAAAGCTTTGGCCAGAATTAAGGCATCTGAAACAGCTGTAAAACAAAAGATAGAGGAGCGTTCTGCTGCTCTAGCTAGTAAGGCAGAGGCAGATGTAGAGAAAGCTGTTAAATTATTTGAACAGCGTTTTAAGAAAAAGCGTTTAGCCGCTAATAAACTTAAGTTGGCTGCGATTGAGAAAAAGTTGCTTGCTAAGCATAAGCAGGCAGTAAAACAACTTGGTGCAAAAATTAGTGACCCGAAACTAGCAGCGGCTGCGAAAGTTAGTGCAGCGGCACCTGCCACTAAAAAAGCAGTTGCTAAAAAGGCAGTTGCTAAAAAAGTGGTAGCTAAGAAAACGGCAGTAAAAAAAGCGCCCGCGAAAAAAGCCGCAGCTAAAAAAGTTGTGGCTGAAAAGGCAGTTGCTAAAAAGGTTGTAGCTAAAAAGGCGGTTGCTAAAAAAGCCCCTGCTAAAAAAGCCGCAGCTAAAAAAGCGGTAGCAAAAAAGACTGTCGCTAAAAAGGCAGTTGCTAAAAAAGCGCCTG
- the adk gene encoding adenylate kinase, which translates to MRVILLGPPGAGKGTQAQFISEKFAIPQISTGDMLRAAVKAGSPLGLQVKEVMASGGLVSDETIIGLVKERITEDDCKNGFLFDGFPRTIPQAEALINAGVIIDNVVEIAVEDEDIVTRMSGRRTHEGSGRTYHIVYNPPKNEGVDDLTGEKLIQREDDKEETVRNRLNVYHEQTKPLVSFYGSLEGEHAPKYSRIEGVGSVSEITRRVFEALDS; encoded by the coding sequence ATGCGCGTTATATTATTAGGGCCACCTGGGGCAGGTAAGGGCACTCAGGCTCAGTTTATCTCTGAAAAATTTGCTATTCCGCAAATCTCTACGGGTGATATGTTGCGGGCAGCTGTTAAAGCAGGCTCGCCGCTTGGTTTGCAAGTTAAGGAAGTAATGGCTTCTGGTGGTCTGGTTTCAGATGAAACGATAATAGGCTTAGTTAAAGAGCGTATTACTGAGGATGACTGCAAAAACGGCTTTTTATTTGACGGTTTTCCTCGGACCATTCCTCAGGCCGAAGCGCTGATCAATGCCGGGGTAATTATTGATAACGTCGTCGAGATTGCTGTCGAAGACGAAGACATTGTTACTCGTATGAGTGGGCGTCGCACCCATGAAGGTTCTGGCCGCACCTACCATATTGTATATAATCCACCCAAAAATGAGGGTGTTGATGACCTGACAGGTGAAAAATTGATTCAGCGCGAGGACGACAAAGAAGAGACCGTCCGCAATCGTTTGAATGTTTACCATGAGCAAACTAAACCTCTTGTGTCATTTTATGGCAGCTTAGAAGGTGAGCATGCACCAAAGTACTCCCGTATTGAGGGTGTTGGTAGTGTGTCAGAGATTACTCGTCGAGTGTTCGAAGCGCTCGATTCGTAG
- a CDS encoding type 1 pili tip component: MKVRELLSFWEETASDTQTSESYNVHLSIKDAARLQALTELYPRRTLEELITDLLSAALEEMESVMPYQQGSKVLSIDDQGDPIYEDIGPTPRYLLLIEKHLSRYSENKE; the protein is encoded by the coding sequence ATGAAAGTGCGAGAATTACTATCTTTTTGGGAAGAAACCGCCAGCGACACTCAGACAAGTGAGAGTTACAATGTGCACCTTTCAATTAAAGATGCTGCTCGTCTGCAAGCATTAACTGAACTCTATCCTCGCCGAACCCTTGAAGAGCTTATTACGGACCTACTTAGCGCAGCGCTTGAAGAAATGGAAAGCGTGATGCCCTACCAACAAGGGTCGAAGGTTTTGTCTATTGATGACCAAGGGGACCCGATTTACGAAGATATAGGCCCTACACCGCGCTATCTATTACTTATAGAGAAACACTTGAGTCGCTATTCCGAGAATAAGGAATAA